One stretch of Amycolatopsis tolypomycina DNA includes these proteins:
- a CDS encoding sensor histidine kinase gives MKRFFVRWYGAWQRTRLGTRITLGLGALALVVFAAVGVTTVGIMHDYLDRRLDEQLTKSQNTQLPQLRQTHGSPQSVYSWYSALYKVTGGVAVPEPGGRLPGDAKQLAKIAADAVGGDVTRTVYLRDDGPYRVRACPVDVDSVLLSAAPQKDLEGTVQQLIWVEVGAFALALGVLVVVGRLVLRRGLRPLADMAGTAHDIASHDLTANPDLPVRAAGAGGGAEVEELRTAFNVMLAHIDTSLAAKTEANERLRRFVADASHELRTPLTSIRGYADLFRYAAANEPAEREAHLAKIREETARMTVLVDDLLLLARLDARAAETPLRPERVDLAELAGDAADAFAAGRPDHPLTSAFSTAFVDADPVRLRQVLDNLLANAAVHTPPGTSVHVSVAAADGSAVVEVTDSGPGIAVADQERIFDRFFRVDDSRTRGNGGTGLGLSVVHSLVTAHGGTVSVTSSPGRTTFSVRLPLAR, from the coding sequence GTGAAGCGCTTTTTCGTCCGGTGGTACGGAGCCTGGCAGCGCACCCGGCTGGGCACCCGGATCACCCTCGGCCTCGGGGCGCTCGCGCTGGTGGTGTTCGCGGCCGTGGGCGTCACGACGGTCGGGATCATGCACGACTACCTCGACCGGCGGCTCGACGAACAGCTGACCAAGAGCCAGAACACGCAGCTGCCGCAGCTGCGCCAGACGCACGGCTCGCCGCAGTCGGTGTACTCCTGGTACTCGGCGCTGTACAAGGTCACCGGCGGGGTCGCCGTGCCGGAGCCGGGCGGCCGGCTGCCGGGTGACGCGAAGCAGCTGGCGAAGATCGCCGCCGACGCGGTGGGCGGCGATGTCACCCGCACCGTCTACCTGCGCGACGACGGCCCGTACCGGGTGCGGGCGTGCCCGGTCGACGTCGACTCCGTGCTGCTCTCGGCCGCGCCGCAGAAGGACCTCGAAGGCACCGTCCAGCAGCTGATCTGGGTGGAGGTCGGCGCGTTCGCGCTCGCGCTGGGCGTGCTGGTGGTCGTGGGACGGCTGGTGCTGCGCCGCGGCCTGCGCCCGCTGGCCGACATGGCGGGCACCGCGCACGACATCGCCTCGCACGACCTCACCGCCAACCCGGACCTGCCGGTGCGCGCGGCGGGCGCCGGCGGCGGCGCCGAGGTCGAGGAGCTGCGGACGGCGTTCAACGTGATGCTGGCCCACATCGACACCTCGCTGGCCGCGAAGACGGAGGCCAACGAGCGGCTGCGCCGGTTCGTCGCGGACGCTTCGCACGAGCTGCGGACGCCGCTGACGTCGATCCGCGGGTACGCCGACCTGTTCCGCTACGCCGCGGCGAACGAGCCGGCCGAGCGCGAGGCACACCTGGCGAAGATCCGCGAGGAGACCGCGCGGATGACCGTGCTCGTCGACGACCTCCTGCTGCTGGCCCGGCTCGACGCGCGGGCCGCCGAGACGCCGTTGCGGCCCGAGCGCGTCGACCTGGCCGAGCTGGCCGGGGACGCGGCGGACGCGTTCGCCGCCGGGCGGCCGGACCACCCGCTGACTTCGGCGTTCTCGACGGCGTTCGTGGACGCCGACCCGGTCCGGCTGCGGCAGGTGCTGGACAACCTGCTGGCCAACGCGGCCGTGCACACGCCGCCCGGGACGTCGGTGCACGTCTCGGTGGCCGCGGCGGATGGATCCGCGGTGGTGGAGGTCACCGACTCCGGACCCGGGATCGCGGTGGCCGATCAGGAGCGGATCTTCGACCGGTTCTTCCGCGTCGACGACTCCCGCACCCGCGGCAACGGCGGCACCGGCCTCGGGCTGTCGGTGGTCCATTCCCTGGTCACGGCGCACGGCGGCACGGTCTCGGTGACGTCGTCGCCGGGCCGGACCACGTTCAGCGTGCGGTTGCC